Part of the Xanthomonas sp. SI genome is shown below.
GCTGCTGCCAGTCGCGCACGTTGGCGATCTGCTGGCCCTTTTCTTCCTCGGTGGAGCGGATCAGCTCGATCTGGGTCGCGGTCTCGCCGGCGTGCTGCTTGGGCAGGAAGGTATTGACCCCGACCAGCGGCAGGCTACCGTCGTGCTTCTTGTGCTCGTAGTACAGGCTCTCTTCCTGGATCTTGCCGCGCTGGTACATGGTGTCCATCGCGCCGAGCACGCCGCCGCGCTCGCTGATCGCCTCGAATTCCCTGTACACCGCCTCTTCCACCAGGTCGGTGAGTTGCTCGACGATGAAGCTGCCCTGCCACGGGTTCTCGCAGAAGTTCAGCCCCAGCTCCTTGTTGATGATCATCTGGATCGCCACCGCGCGGCGCACGCTTTCCTCGGTCGGGGTGGTAATCGCCTCGTCGTAGGCGTTGGTGTGCAGGCTGTTGCAGTTGTCGAACAGCGCGTACAGCGCCTGCAGCGTGGTGCGGATGTCGTTGAACTGGATCTCCTGCGCATGCAGCGAGCGGCCCGACGTCTGGATGTGGTACTTCATCATCTGGCTGCGTTCGTTGCCGCCGTAGCGCTCGCGCATGGCCCGCGCCCAGATGCGCCGCGCCACGCGGCCGATCGCGGTGTACTCCGGATCCATGCCGTTGCTGAAGAAGAAGCTCAGGTTGGGCGCGAAATCGTCGATGCGCATGCCGCGCGCCAGGTAGTACTCGACGATGGTGAAACCGTTGCTCAGGGTGAAGGCGAGCTGGCTGATCGGGTTCGCCCCGGCCTCGGCGATGTGATAGCCGGAGATCGACACCGAATAGAAGTTGCGCACCTTCTGCTCGACGAAATACTGCTGGATGTCGCCCATCATGCGCAGCGCGAACTCGGTGCTGAAGATGCAGGTGTTCTGCGCCTGGTCCTCCTTGAGGATGTCGGCCTGCACCGTGCCGCGCACGCTGGACAGGGTCTGCGCCTTGATCTGCGCATAGGTCTGCGCGTCGACCAATTGATCGCCGCCGACCCCGAGCAGGGCCAGGCCCAGGCCGTCGTTGGTGGGCGGCAGTTCGCCGTGATAGCGCGGCCGCTGCCGGCCCTCGAACAAGGTCTCCAGGGTCTGCTCGGCCTGCGCCCAGCGCTGCGCATCGGCCTTGAGGTATTTCTCCACCTGCTGGTCGATGGCGGTGTTCATGAACATCGCCAGGATCATCGGCGCCGGGCCATTGATGGTCATCGACACGCTGGTGGTCGGCGCGCACAGGTCGAAGCCGGAGTACAGCTTCTTCATGTCGTCCAGGGTGGGAATATTCACCCCGGAATTGCCGATCTTGCCGTAGATGTCCGGGCGCGGCGCCGGATCCTCGCCGTACAGGGTGACGCTGTCGAAGGCTGTGGACAGGCGCGCGGCCGGCTGACCCACGCTCAGGTAGTGGAAGCGGCGGTTGGTGCGCTCCGGCGTGCCCTCGCCGGCGAACATGCGGATCGGGTCTTCGCCGGCACGCCGGTACGGATAGACGCCGCCGGTATAGGGATAGCTGCCGGGCAGGTTCTCCTTGCCGAGGAAGCGCAGCAGTTCGCCCCAGCTCTTGTAACGCGGCGCGGCGATCTTCGGGATCGGCTGGTGGCTCAGCGACTGGCGGTAGTTCTCCACGCGGATCGCCTTGCCGCGCACTTCGTATTCGGTGACTTCGTCGGTGATCGACTTCAGCCGCTGCGGCCACTCGCGCAGCAACTTCAGCGATTCGCTGGACAGCGTCTGCAGCGCATCGTTGTAGCGCTGGCGCAGCAGCAGCAAGGTCGCATCGACGGCCACACGGGCCATGGCGGGCGCGTCCGCGCTGCGAGCGGATGGCTGCAATTCCTCGACTGCATAAAGCTCCAGCTGCTTCGGCAACTGCGGGTCCTGCAGTTCCTGCAACGACTGCCAGAACGATTGCGCGCGATCCGCGGCCTCGGCCTGGCGCTCGATGCCGGCGTTGAGCGCGCGGCCCTGTTCGGCGATCTCGGCCAGGTAACGCACGCGCGCGCCGGGGATCAGCACGGTGGCGCGCGGCTCCTTCAGCGTGGTGTCCAGTTGCGGCTGGAAATCGCAATGCGGCGACGGCGCGGCGTGGCGCGCAGCGTCGGTCGATTCGGCTCCGGGGCCGGATGCCTCCAGGCCCAGCTTCGCGCGCAACAGCCGGCACAGGTTGACGAACATCCAGCTGATGCCGGGATCGTTGAACTGGCTGGCGATGGTCGGATACACCGGCACCGCCTCGTCCTCGAGCTGGAACGCGACGCGGTTGCGCCGCCACTGCTTGCGCACGTCGCGCAGCGCGTCCTCGGCGCCGCGCCGGTCGTACTTGTTCAGCACCACCAGTTCGGCGAAGTCGAGCATGTCGATCTTCTCCAACTGGCTCGGCGCGCCGTAATCGCTGGTCATCACGTACACCGGGAAATCGACCAGGTCGACGATCTCCGAATCGCTCTGGCCGATGCCGGCGGTCTCCACGATCACCAAGTCGTAGCCGATGCCTTTCAGGAACGCGATGCAGTCCTTCAGCACCCGGTTGGTGGCCGCATGCTGGCGCCGCGTGGCCATCGAGCGCATGTACACGCGCGGGCTGCGCAAGGCGTTCATGCGGATGCGGTCGCCGAGCAGCGCGCCGCCGGTGCGGCGCCGGCTCGGATCCACCGACACCACCGCGATGCGCATCTGCGGGAAGCCGGCCAGGAAGCGGTTGAGCAATTCGTCGGTGACCGACGACTTGCCGGCGCCGCCGGTACCGGTCAGGCCCAGCACCGGCGCTGCGTGCCGGGTGCGGGATTCGGAATTGGGGACTCGGGACTCGGAGGTGCCTGGCAGGCCGGATTGCCACTGCTTGCGCAGCAGGGCCAACTCGGATTCGGAGAACGCGCCATCCTCGATCGCCGACAACACCTTGCCGATGCCGATCTCGTCGTCGATGTGCGGCAGCGAGGCGCCGGCTTGCCCCGGGTCCCGAGTCCCGGGTCCCGAGTCCCGCGAAAATCCCGAGTCCCGCGCGCGCGAAGCGCGCGCCACCACGTCCTCGATCATCTCCACCAGGCCCATCTTCATCCCGTCGTTGGGGTGGTAGATGCGCTCCACGCCGTAGGCCTGCAGCTCGGCGATCTCCTCCGGGGTGATGGTGCCGCCACCGCCGCCGAACACCCGCACGTGGCCGGCGCCGCGTTCGCGCAGCATGTCCACCATGTACTTGAAATACTCGACGTGGCCGCCCTGGTAGGAGGACAGCGCGATCGCGTCGGCGTCCTCCTGCAATGCCGCGCGCACCACGTCCTCGACGCTGCGGTTGTGGCCAAGATGGATCACCTCCGCGCCTTGCGCCTGGATCAGCCGGCGCATGATGTTGATCGCCGCATCGTGGCCGTCGAACAGGCTGGCAGCGGTGACGAAGCGCAGCGGGCTGGTGTCGGCTTGCGGCAGCGGCACGCGGGACGCGGGAATGCTCATCGGGAAGACATCGGCAAGAGAATGCCGCAATTCTAGGCGCGCAGCGCAGCGTGGGCAGGTTGCGCTGCAACATGCGGCGACCGGCGCGCTGGCGATGGACGTGCCGCCGGATGCCGTGGCGCGCGTAGCTATCCGGGACATGAATGCGGCAACGCGATGCGTCAACAGCGGCGGCGCCTGCCGCGTTTGCGTTGACGTCGGCACACCGCCGATGTCCCTGGAGAATCGCATGTCCATTCGTCCCTTGTTGCTGGCCTCCCTGCTCGGCAGCGCGCTCGCCGGCGGCATGCTGGCCGCGCCCGCGCAGGCGCGCTCGGTGGTGGAACTGTCGGTGCGGACCGCGCCGCCGCCGCCGCGCTTCGAACGCGTGGTGGTGCGGCCGGGCTACGTCTGGGCGCCGGGCTACTGGCAGTGGAACGGCCGCCGCCATGTCTGGGTCGCCGGCCGCTACGTGGCCGCACGCCCGGGCTATGTCTATGTCGGCCCGCGCTGGGAGCATCGCGGCCCGGCCTACCGCTTCCACGGCGGCTATTGGGTGCATCGCTAGGCCGCGGCCTGGCGGCGCGGCAACGGTCCGCGCCGCCACAATGCTGCGTGGCGTCGTGACCGTCTTCATCGCGCTTTGCGATAGTGCGCGAACCACGGCACCCGCCGGTTCCCGAGATAACGCATGTCCAGGCATTCGCTGTCGCGTGCGTTCCAGCCGTCGTCGTCGGCGCCAGCCTTCCGTGGCGCGGGCTGTCTGCGCATGGCGTCCTAGCGATGCCGTCGCGCGTTCCGCCAGGCACCTATGCGATCGCCATCACCGTGCTGGCGGTGGCGATCGCCAGCGTCGCCGCATGGCGCGAACGTCCCACCGATGCGGCCTCGCACCGCGGACTCGGCGACGCCATCGACGCCACGGCGAAGACCGTCGCGGCGCGCAAACGCATCGCCACGCCCGTCGCCAGCGCGCCGGCTGCGCCGAGCGCCTCCCCGACCATCGACGAACCCAGCTTCGATCGGCAAGGCCAGCTGCTGCCGGATCCGGCATTGCGGCGCTACCTGGACCGCCATCTGACGCCAGTGGATGCACAGGCCGTGGCGACGCAGCGCCAGGACCTGGAACGCGACCTGGCCGCGATGCCCGCGGCGCAGGCGGGTCAGATCCTTGCCTGGTTCGATCGCTACGCCGCATATCTGCAGGCCGAAGCGGCAGGCGCGCCGCACGGCATCGACCAGGAACAGCAAGCGCAGCAGACCCGCGCACTGCGCGAACGCCTGCTCGGACCGCAAGCGGCCGGCACCCTCTTCGCCGACGAGACCGCCACGCGCTGAACGGCGCAGCGATCGGCGCCGGGTGGAGAAAGATGCCCTCCGCACCGCGCCCCGGCGCCATCGGAGCGTCGCAGCCGGCACCGAGATGCCTATGCCGCGCGGGTCTGCAGAGTCCGCCCGCAGAGTGCACGGTCCGCAGGCAATTGCTTTAAAATGCGCCTATCGCGACGATCAGGACCCGTTCCGGAACCCGTCGCGTTTTTCGTTTTGCGCACCCTCACTAGGCAAGTTCCTGGAACCAAGGTGTCCTACACCTGCAACGCCAGCGGAGCCCCCATGCTTTTCGAAACGCTAGCCACCACCGGCCACGAACAAGTCGTCTTCTGCAACAACCGCGACGTGGGCCTGCAGGCGATCATCGCCATCCACAACACCGTGCTCGGCCCCGCGCTGGGTGGCGTGCGCATGCGCCCCTATCCCAACACCGAGGCCGCGCTGCACGACGCGCTGCGGCTCAGCCGCACCATGACCTACAAGAACGCGCTGGCCGGGCTGAACATCGGCGGCGGCAAGGCGGTGATCATCGGCGATCCCAAGGCCGACAAGGCCGAGGCCCTGTTCCGCGCCTTCGGCCGCTACGTGGATTCGCTGGGCGGGCGCTACATCACCGCCGAGGACGTCGGCACCGACGTCAACGACATGGAACAGATCTACCTGGAGACCGAATACGTCACCGGCGTGCACCAGGTGCACGGCGGCTCCGGCGATCCGGCCCCGTTCACCGCCTATGGCGCGCTGCAGGCGCTGATGGCTTCGCTGCAGCGCAAGCTCGGCCACGAGGAGATCGGCAAGACCAGCATCGCCGTGCAGGGCCTGGGCCACATCGGCATGGAGCTGGTGAAGCTGCTGAAGGAGCGCGGCGCCAAGCTGTACGTCACCGACCTGGACCAGGCGCTGGTGGAACGCGCGGTCGCCGAATACGGCGCCGAGGCGGTCAAGCCGGACGAGATCTACGACGTGGCCGCCGACGTGCTGGCGCCGTGCGCGCTGGAAAGCGCGATCGACGAAGCCACCCTGCCGCGGCTGAAGGCGAAGATCATCTGCGGCACCGCCAACAACCAGCTGGCCAACGCCGCAGTGGGCGAAGAATTGCATCGCCGCGGCATCCTCTACGCCCCGGACTACGCGGTCAACGCCGGCGGAGTGATGAACGTGTCGCTGGAGATCGACGGCTACAACCGCGAACGCGCGATGCGCCTGATCCGCAGCCTGTACCACAACCTCGGCAAGATCTTCGACCTGTCCGAGCGCGACAACATCCCGCCGCAGCAGGCCGCCGACCGCATCGCCGAAGCGCGCATGCACGCCATCGGCAAGCTCAAGCTGCCGCTGGGCCGCACCGCCCCGCGCTCGATGGGGCATCTGCGCGGCGAGTAGACGAGCCAACAACAGAACTCCCGACGCGCAGCGCGTCGGGACTGAAGTCCCTCCCACAAGAGCCGGCACGCCATCGGCAGCCGAATGCCCCTGTAGGA
Proteins encoded:
- a CDS encoding YXWGXW repeat-containing protein, translated to MSIRPLLLASLLGSALAGGMLAAPAQARSVVELSVRTAPPPPRFERVVVRPGYVWAPGYWQWNGRRHVWVAGRYVAARPGYVYVGPRWEHRGPAYRFHGGYWVHR
- a CDS encoding methylmalonyl-CoA mutase family protein, encoding MSIPASRVPLPQADTSPLRFVTAASLFDGHDAAINIMRRLIQAQGAEVIHLGHNRSVEDVVRAALQEDADAIALSSYQGGHVEYFKYMVDMLRERGAGHVRVFGGGGGTITPEEIAELQAYGVERIYHPNDGMKMGLVEMIEDVVARASRARDSGFSRDSGPGTRDPGQAGASLPHIDDEIGIGKVLSAIEDGAFSESELALLRKQWQSGLPGTSESRVPNSESRTRHAAPVLGLTGTGGAGKSSVTDELLNRFLAGFPQMRIAVVSVDPSRRRTGGALLGDRIRMNALRSPRVYMRSMATRRQHAATNRVLKDCIAFLKGIGYDLVIVETAGIGQSDSEIVDLVDFPVYVMTSDYGAPSQLEKIDMLDFAELVVLNKYDRRGAEDALRDVRKQWRRNRVAFQLEDEAVPVYPTIASQFNDPGISWMFVNLCRLLRAKLGLEASGPGAESTDAARHAAPSPHCDFQPQLDTTLKEPRATVLIPGARVRYLAEIAEQGRALNAGIERQAEAADRAQSFWQSLQELQDPQLPKQLELYAVEELQPSARSADAPAMARVAVDATLLLLRQRYNDALQTLSSESLKLLREWPQRLKSITDEVTEYEVRGKAIRVENYRQSLSHQPIPKIAAPRYKSWGELLRFLGKENLPGSYPYTGGVYPYRRAGEDPIRMFAGEGTPERTNRRFHYLSVGQPAARLSTAFDSVTLYGEDPAPRPDIYGKIGNSGVNIPTLDDMKKLYSGFDLCAPTTSVSMTINGPAPMILAMFMNTAIDQQVEKYLKADAQRWAQAEQTLETLFEGRQRPRYHGELPPTNDGLGLALLGVGGDQLVDAQTYAQIKAQTLSSVRGTVQADILKEDQAQNTCIFSTEFALRMMGDIQQYFVEQKVRNFYSVSISGYHIAEAGANPISQLAFTLSNGFTIVEYYLARGMRIDDFAPNLSFFFSNGMDPEYTAIGRVARRIWARAMRERYGGNERSQMMKYHIQTSGRSLHAQEIQFNDIRTTLQALYALFDNCNSLHTNAYDEAITTPTEESVRRAVAIQMIINKELGLNFCENPWQGSFIVEQLTDLVEEAVYREFEAISERGGVLGAMDTMYQRGKIQEESLYYEHKKHDGSLPLVGVNTFLPKQHAGETATQIELIRSTEEEKGQQIANVRDWQQRRNGIAPAQPLPAEPGEVAGAPVPGDAAGLGYLQRAARERRNVFAALMQAVKTHSLGQISHVLYEVGGEYRRNM
- a CDS encoding Glu/Leu/Phe/Val dehydrogenase, yielding MLFETLATTGHEQVVFCNNRDVGLQAIIAIHNTVLGPALGGVRMRPYPNTEAALHDALRLSRTMTYKNALAGLNIGGGKAVIIGDPKADKAEALFRAFGRYVDSLGGRYITAEDVGTDVNDMEQIYLETEYVTGVHQVHGGSGDPAPFTAYGALQALMASLQRKLGHEEIGKTSIAVQGLGHIGMELVKLLKERGAKLYVTDLDQALVERAVAEYGAEAVKPDEIYDVAADVLAPCALESAIDEATLPRLKAKIICGTANNQLANAAVGEELHRRGILYAPDYAVNAGGVMNVSLEIDGYNRERAMRLIRSLYHNLGKIFDLSERDNIPPQQAADRIAEARMHAIGKLKLPLGRTAPRSMGHLRGE